In the genome of Acetobacter oryzifermentans, one region contains:
- a CDS encoding ABC transporter substrate-binding protein, protein MNGANKHGGIMRQVFLRIMLVVSLLFVGLTQQARAGTPVRIGYIPVLGSSALFVLDGEGWAKQAGLDLQLVRFGSGPQAIQALVSGRIDAYVAGVLPLLQARAHGVDVKVVASGSVEELELVARGPLAQIVPEGQEGGLSAQVIKDGFAKFKQEQGHLPRVAAQPAGSVPDIMLRYWLQKRLNIAQPASVINIAGVDIDAAQQAFLAGAVDAAVLREPSLTVAKMRVPEARILATGHDMLPDQPGSVLAIVKPTEVPWAKTLTGLFVKANTLVSQHPDEAAPFVRTALGGGMLKEEVLQKALARSAQHFVSDPARIVEGVRQLQDFEVEQGLLRKAEPVDSLFDLEMWKQSQQ, encoded by the coding sequence ATGAATGGCGCAAACAAACACGGTGGCATTATGAGGCAAGTTTTTCTGCGGATTATGCTGGTGGTCAGCCTGCTTTTTGTAGGGCTGACACAGCAGGCACGGGCCGGAACCCCGGTGCGTATTGGGTATATTCCTGTTCTGGGTTCATCCGCCCTGTTTGTTCTGGATGGTGAAGGCTGGGCCAAGCAGGCTGGTTTGGATCTGCAACTTGTGCGCTTTGGTTCTGGCCCTCAGGCTATTCAGGCTTTGGTGTCTGGGCGTATTGATGCCTACGTCGCAGGTGTGTTGCCGTTGTTGCAGGCACGTGCGCATGGTGTGGATGTTAAGGTTGTGGCTTCTGGTTCGGTGGAGGAATTGGAGCTGGTGGCCCGTGGCCCGTTGGCTCAGATCGTGCCAGAAGGGCAGGAGGGTGGTCTGTCTGCTCAGGTCATTAAGGATGGCTTTGCCAAGTTCAAGCAGGAACAAGGGCATTTGCCGCGTGTTGCCGCACAGCCAGCCGGTTCCGTGCCGGATATCATGCTCCGTTACTGGCTGCAAAAACGCCTTAATATTGCGCAGCCTGCCTCTGTTATCAATATTGCCGGTGTGGATATTGATGCCGCACAGCAGGCTTTTCTGGCTGGTGCGGTAGATGCCGCCGTATTGCGCGAACCTTCTTTAACAGTTGCAAAAATGCGTGTGCCGGAAGCCAGAATTCTGGCCACGGGGCATGATATGCTGCCCGATCAGCCGGGCTCTGTTCTGGCTATTGTAAAGCCGACAGAAGTACCATGGGCAAAAACGCTTACAGGCCTGTTTGTTAAAGCCAACACCTTGGTGTCTCAGCATCCGGACGAAGCAGCTCCTTTCGTGCGCACGGCACTGGGTGGCGGTATGCTGAAGGAAGAAGTGTTGCAAAAAGCCCTTGCACGTTCTGCCCAGCATTTTGTGAGTGATCCTGCACGTATTGTAGAAGGCGTGCGGCAGTTACAGGATTTTGAGGTTGAACAGGGGCTTTTGCGTAAGGCCGAGCCAGTGGATAGCCTGTTTGATCTGGAGATGTGGAAGCAGAGCCAGCAGTGA
- a CDS encoding ABC transporter permease codes for MRDKVSFSTKWALGLIGLIVFFGGWEAAVRTGLLPSGMVPAPSSLGPAWLDEVRGGFWQQAILDSLHHYLLGLLIGSVLGAGLGILCGMAAVVDGLLEGIVRLLRPVPGLAWVPFAILWFGLNTSGATFVIAISVFWINFYAAHSAVRGVDPELYELAAAFGHGSFLGRLFKVVLPAASPGLMSGLRTGLGQGWMSVVAAELFGVPGIGARMMQASSLLATDVVVVYMLTMALLYAVTDFLFGFVRKRVLRWQP; via the coding sequence GTGAGGGATAAAGTTTCGTTTTCAACAAAATGGGCGTTAGGTCTTATCGGGCTTATCGTCTTTTTTGGAGGGTGGGAGGCAGCAGTCCGAACAGGATTGCTGCCTTCTGGTATGGTGCCTGCTCCCAGTTCACTAGGGCCAGCCTGGCTGGATGAAGTGCGCGGGGGCTTTTGGCAGCAGGCCATTTTAGACAGTCTGCACCATTATCTGTTGGGCTTGCTTATTGGTTCCGTGCTGGGTGCTGGTTTAGGCATTCTGTGCGGCATGGCGGCTGTTGTGGATGGCTTGCTGGAAGGTATTGTCCGGCTGCTGCGGCCTGTGCCGGGCTTGGCGTGGGTGCCTTTTGCCATTTTGTGGTTTGGCCTGAACACATCGGGCGCCACCTTTGTGATTGCCATTTCAGTTTTCTGGATCAACTTTTACGCGGCCCACAGTGCCGTGCGCGGAGTGGACCCAGAACTGTATGAACTGGCAGCCGCTTTTGGGCATGGCAGCTTTTTGGGGCGTTTGTTCAAGGTGGTGCTGCCTGCGGCTTCTCCCGGCCTTATGTCTGGCCTGCGCACAGGTTTGGGGCAGGGCTGGATGTCTGTTGTGGCGGCGGAACTGTTTGGTGTTCCCGGTATTGGTGCGCGGATGATGCAGGCATCCAGCTTGTTGGCAACCGATGTTGTGGTTGTTTATATGCTCACCATGGCTTTGCTTTATGCGGTAACTGATTTTCTGTTCGGGTTTGTAAGAAAACGCGTGCTGAGGTGGCAACCATGA
- a CDS encoding ABC transporter ATP-binding protein, whose protein sequence is MATMSDKHSVASLDNVGLSHDGGANFVLRNVSLTLEQGEFVALLGPSGVGKSTLLRVFMGLMQLTEGTVGGSACITDAEETGTKRRRRALVFQDARLMPWRSVLKNVEFGLEGLGLTREEKHTRAMDALKLVGLEEAADRWPRRMSGGQRQRVGVARAFTVNPDLLLMDEPFGALDPITRSSLQEELQRIWQQTHKTVLFVTHDIEEALRLATRVVVLAGGPPAGITGEIAITMDERNPESTVFRTYAARLRAMIAGEKDPGGAPYWRSAEI, encoded by the coding sequence GTGGCAACCATGAGCGACAAACACAGCGTTGCCAGCTTGGATAATGTCGGCCTCTCGCACGATGGCGGAGCTAATTTTGTGTTGCGCAATGTGAGCCTCACATTGGAGCAGGGTGAATTTGTTGCGCTTTTAGGCCCATCTGGTGTGGGGAAATCCACGCTTCTGCGCGTGTTTATGGGGCTCATGCAGCTTACGGAAGGCACAGTGGGTGGTTCGGCCTGCATAACAGATGCAGAGGAAACAGGCACCAAACGGCGTAGGCGGGCCTTGGTCTTTCAGGATGCGCGGTTGATGCCGTGGCGTTCTGTGCTGAAAAATGTTGAATTCGGCCTGGAAGGCTTGGGCCTAACGCGTGAAGAAAAGCACACACGCGCCATGGATGCGCTTAAACTGGTAGGGCTGGAGGAAGCAGCAGATAGGTGGCCCCGCCGTATGTCTGGTGGGCAGCGGCAGCGTGTAGGGGTTGCGCGTGCTTTTACAGTCAATCCTGATCTGCTGCTGATGGATGAGCCTTTTGGTGCCCTAGACCCTATTACACGCAGCAGCTTGCAAGAGGAGCTTCAACGTATCTGGCAACAAACGCATAAAACCGTGCTGTTTGTAACGCATGATATTGAGGAAGCCTTGCGCCTTGCTACCCGTGTAGTGGTGCTTGCGGGCGGCCCACCAGCAGGTATTACGGGTGAAATTGCCATTACGATGGATGAAAGAAACCCCGAAAGCACGGTGTTTAGAACCTATGCGGCCCGTTTGCGCGCTATGATTGCGGGGGAAAAAGACCCCGGTGGTGCTCCGTACTGGCGTTCTGCTGAAATTTAG
- a CDS encoding DUF1328 domain-containing protein, with protein sequence MLKLALFFLVISLIAGLFGFGGISSAAAGMAKILFFIAIILFVVFLVVALLAGRAITK encoded by the coding sequence ATGCTGAAGCTGGCACTGTTTTTTCTAGTTATTTCCCTTATTGCGGGACTGTTCGGTTTTGGTGGTATTTCCTCCGCAGCCGCGGGAATGGCAAAAATCCTGTTCTTTATCGCAATTATTCTGTTCGTTGTTTTTCTGGTGGTGGCCCTGTTGGCTGGGCGTGCCATTACAAAATAA
- a CDS encoding efflux transporter outer membrane subunit has product MVSPSFSSMMLKHKKLSRRAASLMAPLALMGCMVGPNYKRPSAIISPQFKELRPAAGWNYAQPSLAAIPKGAWWTLYNDPLLNQLESQVEINNQNVAQYEARYRNARAAINAIRAELYPTLSGALSFNRQSSGRGSRSSGTIINYGDTTSSIASNTTENTYAMGASASWDLDLWGNIRRQIQAQVTEAQASAADLANAKLSYQAQLATAYFNLRYQDSLHDLLQKNVDFYERSYQITKNQYDAGTADPTTLMQAKTQLEQTRAQATATDAARAGYEHAIAILMGKSPADLSIPHGALTRDIPAIPVAVPSELLQRRPDVSAAERRMEEYNAQIGAALAAFYPDVKLTASYSYSGDPVGALVQVANRIWALGASATETLFEGGARTAAVREANTNYNYYVAAYRQTVLTALQQVEDQLANLRVLADQADQQAVAVEAANKAVQISFNQYMAGTQIYTTVITAEVTALSNAETALQIQQSRILDSVTLIEALGGGWDASSLPSKDSMQTDNPLLPSFIQKDKN; this is encoded by the coding sequence ATGGTTTCGCCTTCTTTTTCCAGCATGATGCTCAAACACAAAAAACTGTCCCGCCGCGCTGCCAGCCTTATGGCACCACTGGCGCTTATGGGCTGCATGGTTGGCCCCAATTATAAACGCCCTTCGGCCATTATCTCTCCGCAGTTCAAGGAGCTACGGCCTGCGGCTGGGTGGAACTATGCACAGCCCAGCTTGGCGGCCATTCCCAAAGGCGCATGGTGGACGCTTTATAATGACCCGCTGCTGAACCAGCTTGAATCTCAGGTGGAAATCAACAACCAGAACGTCGCACAGTATGAGGCCAGATACCGCAATGCCCGCGCCGCCATTAACGCCATACGGGCAGAGCTGTATCCTACATTAAGCGGTGCCCTCTCCTTCAACCGGCAGAGTTCTGGCCGTGGCTCGCGCTCATCAGGCACGATTATTAACTACGGAGATACAACGTCCTCCATTGCCTCCAACACCACAGAAAATACCTATGCAATGGGTGCTTCCGCCTCGTGGGATCTGGATTTGTGGGGCAATATCCGCCGTCAGATTCAGGCTCAGGTAACAGAGGCTCAGGCTTCTGCGGCTGATCTGGCCAATGCCAAACTCTCCTATCAGGCGCAGTTGGCAACAGCTTATTTTAACCTGCGGTATCAGGATAGCTTGCACGATCTGCTACAAAAGAACGTAGATTTTTACGAACGCTCCTACCAGATTACCAAAAACCAGTATGATGCAGGCACGGCTGACCCCACCACACTGATGCAGGCCAAAACCCAGCTTGAGCAAACACGCGCCCAAGCCACCGCAACAGATGCCGCCCGCGCAGGGTATGAACATGCCATTGCCATTCTGATGGGCAAATCTCCGGCGGATCTTTCCATTCCCCACGGTGCGCTTACGCGGGATATTCCGGCCATTCCTGTTGCCGTGCCCTCAGAGCTTTTGCAGCGCCGCCCAGATGTTTCTGCCGCAGAACGCAGGATGGAGGAATATAACGCCCAGATTGGCGCAGCACTTGCTGCATTTTACCCGGACGTAAAATTAACAGCCAGCTACTCCTACAGTGGTGACCCGGTGGGAGCACTGGTGCAGGTAGCCAACCGTATCTGGGCGCTAGGTGCTTCCGCTACGGAAACCCTCTTTGAGGGGGGCGCACGTACCGCCGCTGTGCGTGAAGCCAACACCAATTATAATTACTACGTAGCCGCCTACCGCCAGACCGTGCTGACAGCCCTGCAACAAGTAGAAGATCAGCTTGCCAACCTGCGCGTACTAGCAGACCAGGCAGACCAACAGGCTGTTGCTGTAGAAGCCGCCAACAAGGCTGTGCAGATTTCCTTCAACCAGTACATGGCTGGCACCCAGATTTACACCACGGTTATTACGGCGGAAGTAACAGCTCTTTCCAATGCGGAAACGGCACTGCAAATTCAGCAAAGCCGTATTCTGGATTCCGTCACGCTTATTGAAGCTCTTGGTGGTGGGTGGGATGCATCCTCGCTGCCTAGCAAGGATTCCATGCAAACAGACAACCCGCTTCTGCCATCCTTTATCCAAAAGGATAAAAACTAG
- a CDS encoding efflux RND transporter permease subunit, whose translation MSISRLFIDRPVATILLTVAMLLGGILGYRTLPVSDLPNVDFPVIMVQATQAGGSPEEIASSVAAPLERHLGQIADVTEMTSQSSQNTTRIMLQFSLSRDINGAARDVEAALQAAHADMPSSLRQNPTYRKANPNGAPILILTLTSDTHTRPQLYDYATNVLVQHLSSVEGVGQVEISGSALPAIRAEINPLPLYRYGISFEDVRAALASANAHTPKGIIDQGGMRFTLDTNDQVSKAQDYRDLIIAWRNNRPVRLADIAQVRDSVEDLRNAGYYNGQPSVIAIVFPQAGANVIHTVDQINAKLPMLKAALPGGVDLHIGLDRSLTIRASLADTQLTLVISVVLVVLMVLLFLHSVRMTLIPAIVVPASIVATFGVMALFGYSLDNMSLMALTVSTGFVVDDAIVVVENIARYIEQGFPPREAAIKGSGEVAFTVFSISISLIAVFLPILLMGGLAGRLFHEFAMTVSITIIISMVLSLTLTPMMAAYLLAPRAPALETQEHAPFSARVAARITRALDKLQAGYAYSLDVALRHSKLVLLSLPFTLALIVALFILMPKGFFPVEDTGLLMGHLQGDQSISFGALSKKLADVQKAILAESEVKSVSSFIGGRGSSNQANLFLQLQDKSERSDTPTDLINRISTRLSKLVGADFFLMEPGAVRAGARQSNASYQYTLEGENASELYTWTDKLQSELRRHPQLTDLSSDVQQGGSAMSVDIDRDTSARVSITPQLLSNTLYDAFGQRAASVIYNRLNQYRVVMEADPVLWSNPHSLMQVWVSVAGGTAGGGTQSNTIRVRNTSGLDEAGSSSASSLSSESFKNQIANALAGGAGASNGSAVSTSSESMVPLTLVSQIVQTRTPLSVNHQGMAVASTISFNLAKGVSLSTATQIINAAQVTLHMPSTIHGSFAGNAAQFQKAVNDEPLLILAALAAVYIVLGILYESYLHPLTILSTLPSAGVGALLALQLAGEEFSLIAMIGVILLIGIVKKNAIMLVDFALVAEREHGMSSLEAIRTACLLRFRPIIMTSAAAALGAAPLMITNGYGAELRHPLGIAIVGGLLVSQALTLYTTPVIYLTLDTWRLRVQKIRLRSFFSRTSRQDS comes from the coding sequence ATGAGCATAAGCCGGCTGTTTATTGACCGGCCCGTGGCCACCATTCTGCTTACGGTGGCCATGTTGCTGGGGGGCATTTTAGGCTACCGCACCCTACCGGTATCTGACCTGCCGAATGTGGATTTTCCGGTGATTATGGTGCAAGCCACGCAGGCCGGCGGCAGCCCGGAAGAAATTGCCAGTTCTGTAGCGGCCCCGCTGGAGCGGCATTTGGGGCAGATTGCGGATGTGACGGAAATGACGTCACAATCCTCGCAGAACACCACGCGCATCATGCTGCAATTCTCGCTCTCACGCGATATCAACGGCGCTGCGCGAGATGTGGAAGCCGCTCTTCAGGCAGCCCATGCGGATATGCCGTCCTCCCTGCGGCAAAACCCGACGTACCGCAAAGCCAACCCTAACGGCGCGCCTATTCTGATTTTAACCCTGACATCAGACACCCATACGCGCCCACAACTTTATGATTACGCCACCAATGTACTGGTGCAGCATCTTTCATCTGTAGAAGGTGTTGGTCAGGTAGAAATCAGCGGGAGTGCGCTGCCAGCTATCCGTGCAGAAATAAACCCTCTGCCGCTTTACCGCTACGGCATCAGCTTTGAAGACGTGCGCGCAGCCTTGGCCTCGGCCAATGCCCATACCCCCAAAGGTATTATTGACCAAGGCGGCATGCGCTTTACCCTGGATACGAATGATCAGGTAAGCAAAGCGCAGGATTATCGGGATCTGATTATCGCATGGCGCAATAATCGGCCCGTGCGGCTGGCGGATATTGCCCAAGTGCGTGATAGCGTGGAAGACCTGCGCAACGCCGGATATTACAATGGCCAGCCCTCGGTTATTGCCATCGTGTTCCCGCAGGCTGGGGCCAACGTGATCCATACGGTGGATCAGATCAACGCTAAGCTACCCATGCTCAAGGCCGCTCTGCCCGGCGGGGTGGATTTGCATATTGGGCTGGATCGTTCCCTTACCATCCGCGCCTCTCTGGCCGATACACAGCTTACACTGGTTATTTCCGTGGTGCTGGTTGTGCTAATGGTGCTGCTGTTTCTGCACTCTGTTAGAATGACGCTTATTCCCGCCATTGTGGTGCCAGCTTCTATTGTGGCCACATTTGGGGTGATGGCGCTGTTTGGCTATTCGCTGGACAATATGTCCCTTATGGCGCTTACGGTTTCCACCGGCTTTGTGGTGGATGATGCCATTGTGGTGGTGGAAAATATTGCCCGCTACATAGAACAGGGCTTTCCCCCGCGAGAAGCCGCCATAAAAGGTAGCGGCGAGGTAGCTTTTACCGTTTTCTCCATTTCCATTTCGCTGATTGCGGTTTTTCTGCCCATTTTGCTCATGGGTGGCCTTGCGGGCCGGTTGTTCCATGAATTCGCAATGACGGTCAGCATCACCATCATTATTTCCATGGTGCTATCTCTCACGCTTACCCCCATGATGGCTGCTTACCTGTTGGCCCCACGTGCGCCCGCGCTTGAAACGCAGGAACACGCACCGTTTTCTGCCCGTGTAGCGGCACGTATTACCCGTGCGCTAGATAAACTTCAGGCTGGATATGCGTATTCACTCGATGTTGCGCTGCGGCATAGCAAGCTGGTGTTGCTGAGCCTGCCCTTTACGCTGGCGCTGATTGTCGCGCTGTTTATTCTCATGCCCAAGGGCTTCTTCCCGGTAGAAGATACGGGCCTGTTGATGGGACATTTGCAGGGGGATCAGTCTATCTCGTTTGGCGCACTCAGCAAAAAACTGGCTGATGTGCAAAAGGCTATTCTGGCGGAATCAGAAGTTAAAAGTGTTTCCTCCTTTATTGGTGGTCGCGGCTCTTCCAACCAAGCCAATCTGTTCTTGCAGTTGCAGGACAAAAGCGAGCGTTCGGATACCCCCACAGACCTTATCAACCGTATCAGCACACGGCTGAGCAAACTGGTGGGGGCTGATTTCTTTCTGATGGAACCCGGCGCCGTACGTGCGGGCGCCCGGCAGAGCAACGCCTCCTACCAGTACACATTGGAAGGTGAAAACGCATCTGAGCTTTATACATGGACAGACAAGCTCCAAAGTGAATTACGCCGCCACCCACAGTTGACCGATCTTTCATCCGACGTGCAGCAGGGTGGTTCCGCCATGAGCGTGGATATAGACCGTGATACCTCTGCACGTGTCAGCATCACGCCGCAGTTGCTTTCCAACACGCTGTACGATGCCTTCGGGCAACGCGCGGCCTCTGTCATCTACAACAGGCTCAATCAGTATCGCGTGGTGATGGAAGCTGACCCGGTGCTGTGGTCCAACCCCCACAGCCTGATGCAGGTGTGGGTCAGTGTGGCTGGTGGCACAGCGGGTGGTGGCACACAATCCAACACCATACGTGTGCGCAACACCAGCGGGCTGGATGAGGCCGGAAGCAGTTCAGCATCTTCCCTAAGTTCGGAATCCTTCAAAAACCAGATTGCCAACGCACTGGCGGGAGGCGCCGGGGCTTCCAACGGGTCTGCTGTCAGCACATCGTCAGAAAGCATGGTGCCGCTTACGCTGGTTTCTCAGATTGTGCAGACACGTACACCCCTTTCGGTCAACCATCAGGGTATGGCTGTGGCTTCCACTATCTCCTTCAATCTGGCCAAGGGTGTTTCGCTTAGTACGGCAACGCAGATTATCAACGCCGCACAGGTTACGCTGCATATGCCATCCACCATCCACGGCAGTTTTGCGGGAAATGCCGCACAGTTCCAGAAAGCCGTGAATGATGAACCCCTGCTGATACTGGCCGCCTTGGCTGCCGTGTATATTGTTCTGGGTATTCTGTACGAAAGCTATCTGCACCCGCTCACCATTCTTTCCACCCTTCCTTCTGCTGGTGTGGGAGCACTGTTGGCGCTGCAACTGGCTGGGGAAGAATTCTCGCTTATCGCCATGATCGGGGTGATTCTGCTGATTGGCATTGTAAAGAAAAACGCTATCATGTTGGTGGACTTTGCCCTTGTGGCAGAGCGTGAACATGGCATGTCTTCGCTTGAGGCCATCCGTACAGCCTGCCTGCTCCGCTTCCGCCCTATTATCATGACATCCGCTGCCGCAGCGCTGGGGGCTGCCCCGCTAATGATCACCAATGGCTATGGGGCAGAACTACGCCACCCGTTGGGCATTGCCATTGTGGGCGGGTTGCTCGTCAGTCAGGCTCTTACACTTTACACCACCCCTGTTATTTATCTTACGCTTGATACGTGGCGGCTGCGTGTTCAGAAAATACGCCTGCGCTCTTTCTTTTCTCGCACCTCCCGGCAGGATAGCTGA